The following are from one region of the Mixophyes fleayi isolate aMixFle1 chromosome 7, aMixFle1.hap1, whole genome shotgun sequence genome:
- the SNN gene encoding stannin, with protein MSIMDHNPTTGVVTVIVILIAIAALGALILGCWCYLRLQKISQSEDEESIVGEGETKEPFLLVQYSAKAPRVEKKTKQTPNGTETHN; from the coding sequence ATGTCCATAATGGACCATAACCCCACCACAGGGGTAGTTACAGTAATTGTTATCCTTATTGCCATAGCAGCCCTCGGTGCCTTAATTCTGGGTTGCTGGTGTTATCTTCGCTTGCAGaagatcagccaatcagaagacgAGGAGAGTATTGTTGGGGAAGGAGAGACCAAAGAGCCTTTTCTTTTGGTTCAGTATTCTGCCAAAGCACCACGCGTTGAAAAGAAAACCAAGCAAACCCCTAACGGCACTGAGACTCATAACTAA